GGTTCCGGGCGCGCTGGCACTTCTCGTTCGACACCTACTACGACCCCGAATACACGAGCTTCGGCACGATGCGCGTCTTCAACGATGATCGACTGATCCCCGGCGCGATCTGGCCACTGCATCCGCACCGCGACATCGAGGGACTGACCTACGTCGTCGAGGGCTCGTTCCGTCACGAGGACAACGTGGGCGGCGCACCCGGCCCGCTGCCGGCGGGTTCGGTGCAGCGGATGACGCTCGGCAGTGGAGCGTGGCATTCGGAGCAGAACGCGTCCGAGAGCGAGCCGATGCGGTTCATCCAGATCTGGATCATGCCGAACGAACGCGGACTCGAGCCCGGCGTGGAGCAGAAGGCGTTCACGGTCGCGGACCGCACGAACCGGATGCTGAAAGCGATCAGCGGCGACGGTGGCGCAGCGGTTCGGGTCCACCAAGACGCGCACGTGTTCGTGTCGCGGCTGAACCATGGAGCGTCGGTCGAGCACGAGCTCGGCCGGGAACGCGGCGCGTATCTCTACGTGATCGAGGGTGACGTCGACGCCAACGGCGAGCAGTTGCAGACGGGCGACGCGGCGCAGATCAGCGACGAGTCGTCGGTTCGGATCTCGGCGAATGACGTGTCCGAGCTGATCCTCGTGGACGTCGCGTTGCGGTAGCGATCCTCACTCGTCGGGATCGTCGGACAGGTCGACCGGAAATGGCAGGGCGATGGGGTCGTACGAAGGCGACCGTCCCTGTTCGTCGAACCGGTCCAAACCGAACCCGCTCACATCGACGACGCTCGTCCGGAGTTTGACCGCCAGGTCGGCCGCAACCTTCGCGACGGCAGGTCCCCACATCATCCCGTGACCGGCCGCCGACGCGACCACCGTCCCGTCCACTTCCTGCCCGTCGCTCGTGATGAGCGGCCCGAGGATCGGCAGGTGGTCGGGCGTGTAGTCGATCGTCGCCGCCCACACCTTTCGGATGCCGAGGTTGCCCGTCACCGGAACGAATCGCTTCAACCGTCGCTGCATCTTCCTCAGGTACGTCCAATCGATCGTTCGCGCTTGCCCCGGCCTCTCATCCGGATTGCTCATGCCCCACAGCAAGCCGCCCTCCTCGAGCCGCCAGTACAGCCCCGCGCCGACGTCGAAGACCATCGGAAGCCGATCGACACCGAACGCGTCGTGCGGCTCCGAAACGGCCACCTGGTGGCGTGCGCCCCCCGCCGGGATCGTCGCACCGGCGATCTGCCCGACCGCTCGGAGCGCGGGCCCACCGGTGAGGATCACGCGTTCGGTCGCGATCGGGCCGGCGCTCGTGTCGACGCCCACGACACGCTGACCGGAGCGACGAAGTCCGGTGAACGCCGTCCGCT
The genomic region above belongs to Actinomycetota bacterium and contains:
- a CDS encoding FAD-binding oxidoreductase — protein: MAGPPVTATGGRRARDVADVVVVGAGTIGGWASWFARRNGAKRVVVIERDLAGQGASSRAAGIVRAQGGTRETVALGRWSIDFYNRQQELLGTDSGFRELGYLLLAVTRKDEREGRERVAMQRAGELDARWLGVDEAVELNPTLARNGFRGASYVATDGHIDPPRNVRAYSLAMQRSKVDLRERTAFTGLRRSGQRVVGVDTSAGPIATERVILTGGPALRAVGQIAGATIPAGGARHQVAVSEPHDAFGVDRLPMVFDVGAGLYWRLEEGGLLWGMSNPDERPGQARTIDWTYLRKMQRRLKRFVPVTGNLGIRKVWAATIDYTPDHLPILGPLITSDGQEVDGTVVASAAGHGMMWGPAVAKVAADLAVKLRTSVVDVSGFGLDRFDEQGRSPSYDPIALPFPVDLSDDPDE
- a CDS encoding pirin family protein; this translates as MAIKIRRDKEISDVEGGWFRARWHFSFDTYYDPEYTSFGTMRVFNDDRLIPGAIWPLHPHRDIEGLTYVVEGSFRHEDNVGGAPGPLPAGSVQRMTLGSGAWHSEQNASESEPMRFIQIWIMPNERGLEPGVEQKAFTVADRTNRMLKAISGDGGAAVRVHQDAHVFVSRLNHGASVEHELGRERGAYLYVIEGDVDANGEQLQTGDAAQISDESSVRISANDVSELILVDVALR